The Desulfobulbaceae bacterium genome has a segment encoding these proteins:
- a CDS encoding N-acetyltransferase, which yields MKIRKVSDENFAKALALLQVSFPDSEYEAKLVSKLHEHGKSVHEWVCIHTNRVIAYIGFSQAYHGKEVCGLHLGPMAVNPEFQKQGVGFELLRYALTQEPVKSSTIFVLGNPQFYQRFGFTPCSMPICPFDKDNAHFLSIRNKTTDQFTIGYEAEFTHQPPPARKSSKKGTRSQKSRH from the coding sequence ATGAAAATACGAAAAGTTTCGGATGAAAATTTTGCCAAGGCCTTGGCTTTGTTACAGGTGTCATTTCCGGACAGTGAATATGAAGCTAAATTAGTGAGTAAACTTCACGAGCATGGTAAGTCGGTTCATGAATGGGTCTGTATTCATACCAATAGAGTTATCGCTTATATTGGTTTTTCTCAAGCATATCATGGGAAGGAAGTGTGTGGCCTGCACCTTGGGCCAATGGCTGTAAACCCAGAATTTCAAAAGCAAGGGGTGGGTTTTGAATTGCTCAGATATGCCTTGACGCAGGAACCAGTAAAAAGCAGTACGATATTTGTTTTAGGAAACCCTCAATTTTATCAAAGGTTCGGCTTTACCCCTTGTAGCATGCCGATCTGTCCTTTTGATAAAGATAATGCCCATTTCTTGAGTATCAGAAATAAGACCACAGACCAGTTCACCATCGGTTATGAAGCAGAATTTACTCATCAACCACC